In Corynebacterium endometrii, one DNA window encodes the following:
- a CDS encoding alpha/beta hydrolase produces MHRRVKGGLYAAGGLAAAGALTACAWGAAGYAYARTRRPFLSEVAPELRSPALYWPGHLLPERGFIWLSRLINLVNPDRAYSADYPVDLDIVAGKSPEGHPFRARRLTPHAGRDTLKPAMLWTHGGGHLIGSAGFYDPQNARIAAELGMVVYAAEYRKSTEAPFPADLDDCYAVLRYMQDNARDLGIDPERIAVCGDSAGGGLAAGVVQRAHDAGHPVAFQGLVYPMIDHRTGQVGDVKAGSMGQFIWSPQSNRGAWAQYLGADHIARGKQGRLPQYASPARREDLKGLPTTWIGVGSIDLFHDESVAFARRLAEAGVPVDLEVYEGAYHGFEHIKPKAPQSRKLLTDFIAAVRTGVGA; encoded by the coding sequence ATGCATCGGCGCGTCAAGGGTGGCCTCTACGCCGCGGGAGGGCTGGCCGCGGCCGGTGCGCTGACCGCCTGCGCCTGGGGCGCGGCGGGCTACGCCTATGCGCGAACCCGCAGGCCATTTCTGTCCGAGGTAGCCCCCGAGCTTCGCAGCCCCGCGCTCTACTGGCCGGGTCATCTGCTACCGGAGCGGGGCTTTATCTGGTTGTCCCGGCTGATAAACCTGGTCAACCCGGACCGCGCGTATAGCGCTGATTATCCGGTGGACCTTGACATAGTCGCGGGCAAGTCTCCTGAAGGCCATCCCTTCCGCGCCCGCAGGCTGACCCCTCACGCGGGTAGGGACACCCTCAAGCCCGCAATGCTGTGGACCCATGGAGGCGGCCACCTGATCGGCAGCGCGGGATTTTATGACCCGCAAAATGCCCGCATCGCTGCCGAACTGGGCATGGTGGTCTACGCGGCGGAGTACCGCAAGTCTACCGAGGCACCGTTTCCCGCCGACCTCGATGATTGCTACGCGGTGCTGCGCTACATGCAGGACAACGCCCGGGACCTAGGCATAGATCCGGAGCGGATTGCAGTCTGCGGTGATTCCGCCGGAGGCGGGTTGGCCGCGGGAGTGGTCCAACGCGCGCATGATGCGGGCCATCCCGTGGCTTTCCAGGGCTTGGTATATCCCATGATCGACCACCGCACCGGCCAGGTGGGTGACGTAAAAGCTGGCTCCATGGGCCAGTTCATCTGGTCCCCGCAATCCAACCGGGGAGCGTGGGCGCAGTATTTGGGCGCGGACCACATCGCCCGCGGCAAGCAGGGCCGGCTGCCACAGTATGCGTCCCCCGCGCGCCGGGAGGACCTGAAGGGGCTGCCCACGACCTGGATAGGTGTGGGCAGCATCGACCTATTCCACGATGAATCCGTGGCCTTTGCCCGGCGCCTGGCGGAGGCCGGCGTACCCGTCGACTTAGAGGTCTATGAGGGCGCATATCACGGTTTTGAGCACATCAAGCCCAAGGCCCCACAGTCGCGTAAGCTGCTCACTGACTTTATCGCCGCGGTGAGAACCGGGGTAGGGGCCTAG
- a CDS encoding C40 family peptidase, with the protein MWIGIASALRVIAGLTPPRVELPQLPPGPDLRPVRELAQATHGSDAALVAAARLLGEDKSTVAAVARKGKELAEAAAADVLLIGQRLLRHALAPGLRMLIPVPAIQAAARAELAVLARSFIAQATRRVQELASDMAEAATPLLPVARRPPVETTSGGAAALRELESAAATSRAIAPVAAPREAAPETPAAVGEEAQGAGSSAGAAAVAAARSQLGAPYAWGGTGNGGFDCSGLTQYAWGQAGVELPRLAQEQTVGRQVSAHELQLGDLVVWDGHVAMYAGDGQIIEAGDPVQTNPLRTTNMGMAFKGFWRPTG; encoded by the coding sequence ATGTGGATTGGTATCGCCAGCGCCCTGCGGGTCATCGCCGGCCTGACCCCTCCGCGCGTTGAACTCCCGCAGCTTCCGCCAGGCCCAGACTTGCGGCCAGTGCGCGAGTTGGCCCAGGCCACCCACGGCTCCGACGCCGCCCTCGTAGCCGCGGCCCGCCTCCTCGGCGAGGACAAATCCACCGTTGCGGCCGTGGCCCGCAAGGGCAAGGAACTCGCCGAGGCCGCCGCGGCGGACGTCCTGCTCATCGGCCAACGGCTCCTCCGTCACGCCTTGGCCCCCGGGCTGCGGATGCTGATTCCGGTGCCGGCGATTCAGGCCGCCGCCCGCGCCGAGCTGGCCGTGTTAGCACGGAGCTTCATAGCCCAGGCCACCCGCAGGGTCCAGGAATTGGCCTCAGACATGGCCGAGGCGGCCACTCCCCTGCTGCCCGTCGCACGGCGCCCGCCGGTGGAAACCACGAGCGGAGGCGCGGCGGCTCTTCGCGAGCTCGAATCGGCGGCGGCAACGAGCCGGGCAATTGCCCCCGTCGCCGCGCCGCGAGAGGCCGCACCGGAAACCCCGGCGGCGGTGGGCGAAGAGGCCCAGGGCGCGGGCAGCTCCGCCGGAGCCGCGGCCGTGGCGGCGGCGCGGAGCCAACTTGGAGCCCCATACGCCTGGGGCGGCACCGGCAATGGGGGTTTCGATTGCTCTGGGCTTACCCAATATGCATGGGGCCAGGCCGGGGTGGAACTGCCGCGTCTGGCTCAGGAACAAACTGTGGGAAGACAAGTCAGCGCCCACGAATTGCAGCTGGGGGACCTCGTGGTTTGGGATGGCCATGTGGCAATGTACGCCGGCGATGGGCAAATCATCGAGGCCGGAGACCCGGTCCAGACCAACCCACTGCGCACCACGAACATGGGCATGGCGTTTAAGGGCTTTTGGAGGCCAACGGGTTAG
- the upp gene encoding uracil phosphoribosyltransferase, protein MEIHVVDHPLAASRLTLMRDKRSDNAAFRAALNDLGTMLIYEASRDLPVESFDCETPVAVAQGTRLENPPIIVPIIRAGLGMIDPALSMIPDAQVGFIGLARNEETHEPVPYLEALPEDLSGHKVFLVDPMLATGGSLIYALRLLADRGAKDIVCVCMVSAQKGVDTLVDSGLPIEKLVTACIDPELNEDAYIVPGLGDAGDRLYGPRNIDF, encoded by the coding sequence ATGGAAATCCACGTAGTAGACCACCCATTGGCCGCTTCACGCCTGACTCTTATGCGCGATAAGCGCAGTGACAACGCTGCGTTCCGTGCCGCTTTGAATGACCTGGGCACCATGCTCATCTACGAAGCCTCCCGCGACCTGCCCGTCGAGAGTTTCGATTGCGAAACCCCAGTGGCGGTGGCGCAGGGCACCCGCCTTGAGAATCCTCCAATTATTGTTCCGATTATTCGCGCCGGCTTGGGCATGATTGACCCGGCGCTGTCCATGATTCCGGACGCGCAGGTGGGTTTCATTGGCCTTGCTCGCAACGAGGAGACCCACGAACCGGTTCCGTACCTCGAGGCGCTGCCTGAGGATCTGTCAGGCCACAAGGTATTCCTGGTGGACCCAATGCTGGCTACCGGTGGCTCGTTGATTTACGCGTTGCGCCTGCTGGCCGACCGCGGCGCTAAGGACATCGTGTGCGTTTGCATGGTTTCCGCTCAAAAGGGCGTGGACACCCTGGTCGATTCCGGATTGCCGATTGAAAAACTGGTGACCGCCTGCATTGACCCCGAGCTCAATGAGGACGCCTACATTGTCCCCGGGCTGGGTGACGCGGGTGACCGCCTGTACGGTCCGCGCAACATCGACTTCTAA
- a CDS encoding helix-turn-helix domain-containing protein has translation MDFNRTFKQSGPIQARLATATAAAGTRPGRRAGKRSSTRSASGTGRGSQGSVHRLVWSRYGYSFSVQLKSLRRARGLSQQALADISGISRNQISNLERNENNRNSMADPCLSTIYRLALALEVEPAMLLPSAQPRDTPQDLMPFPAEYVAERRGSLMAAAR, from the coding sequence GTGGATTTCAATCGCACCTTTAAACAATCGGGGCCAATCCAGGCACGACTCGCCACGGCAACGGCGGCAGCGGGCACGCGCCCAGGTCGCAGGGCGGGAAAGCGCTCGTCGACCCGTAGCGCAAGCGGCACTGGCCGCGGCTCGCAGGGCTCCGTCCATAGGCTCGTGTGGTCCCGCTACGGGTATAGCTTTTCCGTCCAGCTTAAAAGCCTGCGGCGCGCCCGCGGGCTCTCGCAGCAGGCGCTGGCGGATATCTCCGGGATATCGCGCAACCAGATTTCCAATCTGGAGCGTAATGAAAATAACCGCAACTCCATGGCAGACCCGTGCCTTTCTACTATCTACCGCTTGGCGTTAGCCCTTGAGGTGGAGCCGGCGATGCTTTTGCCGTCCGCGCAGCCCCGGGACACGCCGCAGGACCTTATGCCATTTCCGGCCGAGTACGTGGCTGAGCGGCGGGGGAGCCTGATGGCCGCGGCGCGCTAG
- a CDS encoding amidohydrolase, with translation MTQPAPVTISEFVNSWFDTHRAEVISWRRHIHRNPETSNNEVETTNFLCSILEEYGLKPHRYPETGLQVDIGPDTDLGRVAFRADIDALPIQEVTGLEFTSEVPGVAHACGHDVHTTIALGLACAVADFDKAHGLPIGVRVIFQPAEEVWVGGATDVIEWGALEGVHSIYAVHVEPKLRVGRIGVRTGAITSATDVVELEIKGPGGHTSRPHLSSDVVYALGKVITELPGLLSRRVDPRTGTVLVFGTVNSGYAPNAMPEAGTLSGTVRTADIAIWRKMQALFTELTEQVLAPTGVEHELTYHRGVPPVLNDDVATALLAAAATSIDPQAVVQAPQSSGGEDFSWYLEKVPGSMARLGCWSGDGEQHDLHMGDLVVDERAIGVGVKLFGSVVDQFSRIED, from the coding sequence ATGACGCAACCGGCACCGGTGACCATCTCGGAGTTCGTCAACTCCTGGTTTGACACCCACCGCGCTGAGGTCATCTCCTGGCGTCGCCATATCCACCGCAACCCGGAGACCTCCAATAATGAGGTGGAGACCACCAACTTCCTGTGCTCGATATTGGAAGAGTACGGCCTTAAACCGCACCGCTATCCGGAGACCGGCCTGCAGGTAGACATTGGCCCTGACACGGATCTGGGCCGCGTGGCATTCCGTGCGGATATCGATGCGTTGCCCATCCAGGAAGTCACGGGCCTAGAGTTTACGTCTGAGGTTCCTGGCGTGGCCCATGCCTGCGGCCACGATGTCCACACCACCATCGCATTGGGGTTGGCCTGCGCTGTGGCGGATTTTGATAAGGCCCATGGCCTGCCCATCGGCGTGCGCGTAATTTTCCAGCCGGCCGAGGAGGTCTGGGTTGGCGGCGCTACGGATGTCATCGAATGGGGAGCGCTGGAGGGCGTGCATTCCATTTACGCCGTGCACGTCGAGCCGAAGCTGCGCGTGGGCCGCATCGGCGTGCGCACCGGCGCAATCACGTCCGCTACCGATGTTGTAGAGCTTGAGATCAAGGGCCCGGGCGGGCACACCTCCCGTCCGCATCTTTCATCCGACGTGGTCTATGCCCTCGGCAAGGTGATAACCGAACTTCCGGGTTTGCTCTCCCGCAGGGTGGATCCGCGCACCGGCACGGTCTTGGTCTTTGGCACCGTCAATTCCGGTTACGCGCCCAACGCGATGCCAGAGGCGGGCACGCTTAGCGGAACGGTGCGCACCGCGGATATCGCCATCTGGCGCAAGATGCAGGCCCTGTTCACTGAGCTCACGGAGCAGGTGCTGGCGCCGACCGGCGTGGAGCATGAGTTAACCTACCACCGTGGCGTGCCGCCGGTTCTCAATGATGATGTGGCAACCGCTCTGTTGGCGGCCGCGGCAACCAGCATCGATCCGCAGGCAGTAGTCCAAGCGCCGCAATCCTCCGGCGGTGAGGATTTCTCCTGGTACCTAGAGAAGGTGCCCGGCTCCATGGCCCGCCTGGGGTGCTGGTCCGGCGACGGTGAGCAGCATGATCTCCACATGGGTGATCTGGTAGTAGATGAGCGAGCTATCGGCGTAGGGGTAAAGCTCTTTGGCTCCGTGGTGGACCAATTCTCCCGCATCGAAGACTAG
- a CDS encoding NAD(P)H-quinone dehydrogenase, translated as MSHTSKRIVIVGGGPAGYEAALAGAKYGADITVVEDQGMGGSGILLDCVPSKSFIAGANIKTDLRRADDMGLNEGLGEVELSMQALNERVQALAANQSEDILRNMEERGIRVVNGRAYFDTDQATANVAGHKVTVTLADGSTEVIEADLVLIATGATPRVLPGAQPDGERILTWQQVYNLTDLPEHLVVVGSGVTGAEMVSAFAELGVKVTMVASRDRILPHDDADAADTLETVLAERGVQLEKNCRVDTVTRTEDGGVSVKTADGREILGSHALMSIGSIPNTKDLGLENIGVEVSDSGHIRVDRVSRTNVAGVYAAGDCSDLFPLASVAAMQGRVAMYHALGEGVSPIRMRTVATAVFTRPEIAAVGFTQAEIESGEVSARTITMPLQTNPRAKMRSLRHGFVKLFCRRNSGIVIGGVIVAPTASELILPVAVAVTNHLTVDQLAESFAVYPSLSGTITEAARRLVAHDDLA; from the coding sequence GTGTCCCACACTTCGAAGCGCATTGTGATTGTTGGCGGCGGCCCCGCGGGCTACGAGGCGGCACTGGCGGGTGCGAAGTACGGCGCTGATATCACGGTCGTTGAAGACCAGGGCATGGGCGGCTCCGGCATTTTGCTGGACTGCGTTCCTTCCAAGTCCTTTATCGCCGGCGCCAATATCAAGACTGACCTTCGCCGCGCGGATGACATGGGCCTGAACGAGGGGCTCGGTGAGGTGGAGCTGTCCATGCAGGCTCTCAATGAGCGCGTGCAGGCGCTGGCCGCCAACCAGTCTGAGGACATTTTGCGCAACATGGAGGAACGCGGCATCCGTGTGGTCAACGGTCGCGCCTACTTCGACACGGACCAGGCCACCGCCAACGTTGCCGGCCATAAGGTGACCGTAACCCTGGCGGATGGCAGCACCGAGGTGATCGAGGCTGACCTCGTGTTGATTGCAACCGGTGCCACCCCGCGCGTCCTGCCGGGCGCGCAGCCTGACGGCGAACGCATCCTGACCTGGCAGCAGGTGTACAACCTGACCGATCTTCCAGAACACCTTGTTGTGGTGGGCTCCGGCGTGACCGGTGCCGAGATGGTCTCCGCATTCGCGGAGCTGGGCGTCAAGGTCACCATGGTGGCCTCCCGCGACCGCATCCTCCCGCATGACGATGCCGACGCGGCCGATACCCTGGAGACCGTCCTTGCGGAGCGCGGCGTTCAGCTGGAGAAGAACTGCCGCGTGGATACGGTCACCCGCACCGAGGATGGCGGGGTGTCCGTCAAAACCGCCGATGGCCGCGAGATTCTGGGCTCCCACGCGCTAATGTCCATCGGCTCTATCCCTAACACCAAGGACCTGGGCCTGGAAAACATTGGCGTTGAGGTCTCTGACTCCGGTCACATTCGCGTGGACCGCGTCTCCCGCACCAACGTCGCCGGCGTCTATGCCGCCGGCGATTGCTCCGACCTGTTCCCGCTGGCATCCGTTGCCGCGATGCAGGGCCGCGTGGCCATGTACCACGCGCTGGGTGAGGGCGTTTCCCCCATCCGTATGCGCACCGTGGCTACCGCGGTCTTTACCCGCCCGGAGATCGCCGCCGTGGGCTTTACCCAGGCCGAGATTGAGTCCGGTGAGGTCTCCGCACGCACCATCACCATGCCGCTGCAGACCAACCCGCGCGCGAAGATGCGTTCCCTGCGCCACGGCTTCGTCAAGCTGTTCTGCCGCCGCAATTCGGGCATCGTCATCGGCGGCGTGATCGTTGCGCCTACCGCGTCCGAGCTCATCCTGCCCGTCGCCGTGGCCGTCACCAACCACCTGACCGTGGATCAATTGGCGGAGTCCTTCGCCGTGTACCCATCGCTGTCCGGCACCATCACCGAGGCCGCGCGCCGCCTAGTCGCCCATGACGACCTGGCCTAA
- a CDS encoding Ltp family lipoprotein — protein sequence MSERSPYGPPHRNDPQQPYGPPQPSPLPHAPQEDGQHYENLQFNATTPPMPEPKKKKGGCFKWGAIAIAVVLGVGAIGNIAGGGDPENSTGATASNEEDRNALGGELGAPAAGEDESVPLEHRNALRSAENYLDFTSFSEAGLLEQLTSEYADNYPEDAAQYAMDNIDVDWNAEALESAQDYVDSLHFSQSGLLEQLTSEYADKFTPERAQYAVDNVDVDYTEEAKQAAASYQELSPMSREELIGQLSSEYGDGFTYDQAIAGADSLEW from the coding sequence GTGTCAGAACGCAGCCCTTACGGCCCACCCCACCGCAACGACCCACAGCAGCCCTATGGGCCGCCGCAGCCCAGCCCCCTGCCGCACGCACCACAGGAGGACGGCCAGCACTACGAAAACCTGCAATTCAACGCCACAACCCCACCCATGCCGGAACCAAAGAAGAAAAAGGGCGGCTGCTTCAAATGGGGCGCCATCGCCATCGCGGTCGTGCTAGGCGTAGGTGCCATCGGCAATATAGCCGGCGGCGGCGACCCGGAAAATTCCACCGGGGCCACCGCCTCTAACGAGGAAGACCGCAACGCCCTAGGAGGAGAGCTTGGCGCGCCGGCCGCCGGGGAGGATGAATCCGTTCCGCTTGAGCACCGCAACGCGCTGCGCTCCGCGGAAAACTACCTTGACTTCACCTCATTCTCGGAAGCCGGGCTCCTTGAACAGCTCACCAGTGAGTACGCGGATAATTATCCAGAGGACGCGGCACAGTACGCAATGGATAACATCGACGTGGATTGGAATGCGGAGGCCCTTGAATCAGCCCAGGATTACGTGGACTCCCTTCACTTCTCCCAATCCGGGCTCCTTGAGCAGCTCACCAGCGAATACGCCGATAAGTTCACCCCGGAACGGGCGCAATACGCCGTAGACAACGTAGACGTTGACTACACGGAGGAAGCTAAGCAGGCCGCAGCGTCCTATCAAGAGTTATCCCCCATGTCCCGGGAGGAGTTGATCGGCCAACTCTCCAGCGAATACGGCGATGGGTTTACCTATGACCAGGCCATAGCCGGCGCAGACTCATTGGAATGGTAG
- a CDS encoding short-chain fatty acyl-CoA regulator family protein, with the protein MGKMYAGARIHALRKSRGLTQVAMAKELNLSTSYLNQLENDQRPLTVTVLMQLTQRFDVDASYFSEDRDVRTISELRVIFPAAKESELAELAARFPELMPRLIDIAARVPESAELSPYDLVRDFFYEANNYIHELDILGEELGKRIGGKLSRLTQLSGVLDSELGVHTRFRSHETGPRRIFDPTTRELSLRNDLTGAQTCFEMSMFYADNILQDLVGNLVSTLPTQESRDLASYGLHQYFGAAVTMPYMEFLDVAESTRYDIERIAGHFGTGFESTAHRLSTLQRNGARGVPFFFIRTDRGGNISKRASATSFHFSRSGGTCPLWVVHRAFETPNRITRQVASMPDGHTYLWVARMVQGAVRSFGTPHKEHAVALGCDISEAHRLIYSDALNLSPDSATPIGPGCDTCPREECPQRAIALSKGISHVRR; encoded by the coding sequence ATGGGCAAGATGTACGCGGGGGCACGTATCCATGCACTGCGAAAGTCGCGTGGACTGACCCAAGTGGCCATGGCGAAAGAGCTCAACCTGTCTACCAGCTATCTCAACCAGCTCGAAAATGACCAGCGCCCGCTCACCGTGACCGTTCTGATGCAGCTGACCCAGCGCTTCGACGTGGACGCCTCCTACTTTTCCGAGGACCGCGATGTCCGCACCATCAGCGAACTGCGCGTCATCTTCCCCGCCGCCAAGGAAAGCGAGTTGGCAGAGCTCGCCGCCCGCTTCCCTGAATTGATGCCGAGGCTTATCGACATAGCCGCCCGCGTCCCCGAATCCGCCGAGCTTAGCCCCTATGACCTCGTGCGCGATTTCTTCTACGAAGCCAACAATTACATCCACGAACTGGACATTCTGGGCGAAGAACTTGGCAAACGCATCGGCGGCAAGCTCTCCCGGCTCACCCAGCTTTCCGGCGTATTGGATTCCGAGCTCGGCGTGCACACCCGTTTCCGCTCCCACGAAACCGGCCCCCGGCGCATCTTTGACCCCACAACCCGTGAGCTTTCCCTGCGCAATGACCTCACCGGCGCCCAAACGTGCTTCGAGATGTCCATGTTTTACGCGGACAACATCCTGCAGGACCTGGTGGGTAACCTGGTGTCCACCTTGCCGACGCAGGAATCGCGCGACCTGGCCAGCTATGGCCTGCACCAGTACTTTGGCGCGGCGGTGACCATGCCGTACATGGAATTCCTGGACGTCGCGGAAAGCACCCGCTATGACATCGAGCGCATCGCCGGCCACTTTGGCACCGGCTTCGAATCCACTGCCCATCGCCTATCCACGCTGCAGCGAAACGGCGCCCGCGGCGTCCCTTTCTTCTTCATTCGCACGGATAGGGGCGGCAATATTTCCAAGCGGGCCTCTGCCACCAGCTTCCATTTCTCCCGCTCCGGCGGTACGTGCCCGCTGTGGGTTGTCCACCGCGCATTCGAAACCCCGAACCGCATCACCCGCCAGGTGGCTTCCATGCCGGATGGACATACTTATCTTTGGGTAGCCCGCATGGTCCAAGGCGCCGTGCGCAGTTTCGGCACCCCACACAAGGAGCACGCCGTGGCGCTGGGCTGCGATATTTCCGAGGCCCACCGCCTCATCTACTCCGATGCCCTCAACCTCTCCCCCGATTCAGCCACCCCCATCGGCCCGGGCTGTGACACGTGCCCACGAGAGGAATGCCCGCAACGCGCCATTGCCCTGTCAAAAGGGATCTCCCACGTGCGGCGGTAG
- the prpD gene encoding 2-methylcitrate dehydratase PrpD — protein MIEHKVRTHKSAEDFPIEEHLAHKIAVMAADPVEVPEETKEMIINRIIDNASVAVASVPRRPVTSARVIAEAHPVEEGGATIFGSEGTYSAEWAAFANGTAVRELDYHDTFLAAEYSHPGDNIPPILAVAQHKGLDGKALIRGIATGYEVQVNLVKGICLHEWKIDHVAHLGPSVAAGIGTMLNLPVETIYQAIGQALHTTTATRQSRKGLISSWKASAPAFAGKMGIEAVDRAMRGEGAPAPIWEGEDGFIAWMLHSPEREYTVPLPAEGEEKRAILDTYTKEHSAEYQAQAPIDLARRMKGTIEDKGLETKDIESIVLHTSHHTHYVIGTGANDPQKMDPKASRETLDHSIMYMFAVALEDGTWHHVNSYTPERAGRPETVELWHKISTVEDPEWTRRYHSHDPNEKAFGAKAVITFKDGTVIEDEMAVADAHPLGARPFEREQYINKFRTLAEGLVDPEEQDRFLEAVQNLENLTDLSELHVKVNQACLDQAPETPEGLF, from the coding sequence GTGATTGAGCACAAAGTTCGCACTCACAAGTCTGCGGAAGACTTCCCCATCGAGGAGCATCTGGCTCACAAGATCGCCGTGATGGCTGCTGATCCTGTAGAGGTTCCAGAAGAGACCAAAGAGATGATCATCAACCGCATCATCGACAATGCATCGGTTGCAGTGGCATCCGTCCCACGCCGGCCGGTGACGTCCGCCCGCGTCATTGCTGAGGCGCACCCGGTAGAAGAAGGCGGCGCCACCATCTTCGGCTCTGAGGGTACCTATTCCGCGGAATGGGCGGCATTCGCAAACGGCACCGCCGTCCGGGAACTGGACTACCATGACACCTTCCTGGCGGCAGAGTATTCCCACCCAGGTGACAACATCCCGCCAATCCTGGCCGTAGCGCAGCACAAGGGGCTTGACGGCAAGGCCCTGATTCGCGGCATCGCCACCGGCTACGAGGTGCAGGTCAACCTCGTGAAGGGCATCTGCCTGCACGAGTGGAAGATCGACCACGTGGCGCACCTTGGCCCATCCGTTGCGGCAGGTATCGGCACCATGCTGAACCTGCCGGTTGAGACCATTTACCAGGCAATCGGCCAGGCGCTGCACACCACCACCGCCACGCGCCAGTCCCGCAAGGGCCTTATCTCTTCCTGGAAGGCATCCGCCCCAGCATTCGCCGGCAAGATGGGCATTGAGGCCGTGGACCGCGCCATGCGCGGCGAGGGCGCACCAGCCCCAATCTGGGAGGGTGAGGACGGCTTCATTGCATGGATGCTGCACTCCCCAGAGCGTGAATACACCGTTCCGCTTCCAGCGGAGGGCGAGGAAAAGCGCGCCATCCTGGACACCTACACCAAGGAGCACTCGGCGGAGTACCAGGCGCAGGCACCAATCGACCTGGCACGCCGCATGAAGGGCACCATTGAGGACAAGGGCCTAGAAACCAAGGACATTGAGTCCATCGTCCTGCACACCTCCCACCACACCCACTACGTGATTGGTACCGGTGCTAATGACCCGCAGAAGATGGACCCCAAGGCCTCCCGCGAGACCCTGGATCACTCCATCATGTACATGTTCGCGGTAGCGCTCGAGGACGGCACCTGGCACCACGTGAACTCCTACACGCCAGAGCGCGCCGGACGCCCAGAGACCGTGGAGCTGTGGCACAAGATCTCCACCGTGGAAGACCCAGAGTGGACCCGCCGCTACCACTCCCACGACCCGAATGAGAAGGCTTTTGGCGCCAAGGCGGTCATCACCTTCAAGGACGGCACCGTCATCGAGGATGAAATGGCCGTTGCCGACGCCCACCCGCTGGGCGCCCGCCCATTCGAGCGCGAGCAGTACATCAACAAGTTCCGCACGCTGGCCGAGGGCCTGGTTGACCCGGAGGAGCAGGACCGCTTCCTCGAGGCCGTGCAGAACCTCGAAAACCTCACCGACCTGTCCGAACTGCACGTCAAGGTCAACCAGGCCTGCCTTGACCAAGCACCTGAGACCCCGGAGGGACTGTTCTAA